In Haemorhous mexicanus isolate bHaeMex1 chromosome 6, bHaeMex1.pri, whole genome shotgun sequence, a single window of DNA contains:
- the KCNJ11 gene encoding ATP-sensitive inward rectifier potassium channel 11: protein MLSRKGIIPEEYVLTRLAEDVPDHARYRARERRARFVGKNGACNVAHKNIREQGRFLQDVFTTLVDLKWPHTLLIFTMSFLCSWLLFGMVWWLIAFAHGDLDHSTRLQRDPAEGTAGPAAGFVPCVTSIHSFTSAFLFSIEVQVTIGFGGRMVTEECPAAILVLIVQNIVGLVINAIMLGCIFMKTSQAHRRAETLIFSKHAVIALREGRLCFMLRVGDLRKSMIISATIRMQVVKKTASLEGEVVPLNQIDIQMENPVGGNSIFLVSPLIIYHVIDKNSPLYDISPMNLHHHEDLEIIVILEGVVETTGITTQARTSYLADEILWGQRFVPIVAEEDGRYSVDYSKFGNTVKVPTPSCTARQLEEDRSIMDTMPLSPKGTIRKRSVKLKPKFTISEEPS from the coding sequence ATGCTCTCGAGGAAGGGGATCATCCCCGAGGAGTACGTGCTGACCCGGCTGGCCGAGGATGTGCCCGATCACGCCCGGTACCGCGCGCGGGAGAGGCGGGCGCGCTTCGTGGGCAAGAACGGCGCCTGCAATGTGGCCCACAAGAACATCCGCGAGCAGGGGCGCTTCCTGCAGGACGTCTTCACCACCCTGGTGGACCTCAAGTGGCCGCACACGCTGCTCATCTTcaccatgtccttcctgtgcagcTGGCTGCTCTTCGGCATGGTCTGGTGGCTCATCGCCTTCGCGCACGGGGACCTGGACCACAGCACCCGGCTGCAGCGGGACCCCGCGGAGGGGACGGCGGGGCCTGCGGCCGGCTTCGTGCCCTGCGTGACCAGCATCCACTCCTTCACCTCCGCCTTCCTCTTCTCCATCGAGGTGCAGGTGACCATCGGCTTCGGGGGGCGCATGGTGACGGAGGAGTGCCCGGCCGCCATCCTGGTGCTGATCGTGCAGAACATCGTGGGGCTGGTGATCAACGCCATCATGCTGGGCTGCATCTTCATGAAGACGTCGCAGGCCCACCGGCGGGCCGAGACGCTCATCTTCAGCAAGCACGCGGTGATCGCCCTGCGGGAGGGCCGGCTCTGCTTCATGCTGCGCGTGGGCGACCTCCGCAAGAGCATGATCATCAGTGCCACCATCCGCATGCAGGTGGTGAAGAAGACGGCCAGCCTGGAGGGCGAGGTGGTGCCCCTCAACCAGATCGACATCCAGATGGAGAACCCCGTGGGGGGCAACAGCATCTTCCTCGTCTCCCCGCTCATCATCTACCACGTGATAGACAAGAACAGCCCCCTCTACGACATCTCCCCCATGAACCTGCACCACCACGAGGACCTGGAGATCATCGTCATCTTGGAAGGGGTGGTGGAGACCACCGGCATCACCACCCAGGCCAGAACCTCTTACCTGGCGGACGAAATCCTCTGGGGCCAAAGGTTTGTGCCCATCGTGGCAGAGGAAGACGGGCGGTACTCGGTGGACTACTCAAAATTCGGCAACACGGTGAAAGTGCCCACCCCCTCGTGCACTGCCcggcagctggaggaggacagGAGCATCATGGACACCATGCCACTGTCCCCGAAAGGCACAATTAGGAAAAGGTCTGTCAAGCTAAAGCCCAAGTTTACCATAAGCGAGGAGCCTTCCTGA